In the genome of Pseudomonas lalucatii, the window GGCTTACACGGATTGGCGCGTTTGGATATATAGAACTCCGTCGCTCGCGACTAATCTATACCCGTCCACTAAGCGAAGGACTCGCTTGGAATCAAGGATGATAGACCATCGCTAGGAAGCACCGACAGGATGTCTAATGGTCAGGAAAAAACCCGCTTCGGCGGGTTTTTTGTTATTTGCTTAAGCCTACGTTTGTCCCCCGACCTGTTCATTCCTGTCACTCGATCTTGGCAGGAATGACACCGCGTCGAATGGTGGCTCGGGCTCTAGCCTGGAGCATGAAAAAGCCGGCCACTAGGGCCGGCTTTTTTGTCTCCTGTAGAAACTTATGCACGCAAACGACAAAATTCTGAAGGCTAATAAAGGCTAATCAATTCAGCTATTTACGGCCAGCATTACGGCCTGTTGACGCTTTTCTTGCACAGCTTATCCACAGACGGGTCAGTTCGGTTCGACGGACTCGCCGAATGGCGCGGCGGGGCCGAGTGCGCCGATATCGCGCTGCGCCTGAGCGACCCAGGCGAAGGCGCGGTCGTTCAGCTCGGCGATCGCCCGCGGCCCCTCGCCTTCGGCGTGCAACGCCGGGCCTATGACGACCTGAATGGTGCCGGGCTTCTTGCTCCAACCCTCCTTGGGCCAGAACTCGCCGGCGTTGTGCGCCACCGGCAGCACCGGCAGGTTGGCATTGACCGCCAGGGCCGCGCCGCCGCGGGAGAACTTGCCGATCTGGCCGCTGGGGATGCGCGTGCCTTCCGGAAAGATCAGCACCCAGGCGCCCTGCTGCAGGCGTTCGTGGCCCTGCTTGGCGAGCTGCTTGAGCGCCGCCTTGGGGTTGCTGCGGTCGATCGCAATGGGGCTGAGCATGGCCATCGCCCAACCGAAGAAGGGGATATGCAGCAGCTCGCGCTTGAGCACCTGGCTGAGGGGCTCGAACTGCGCGGAGAGGAAGAAGGTCTCCCAGGTGCTCTGGTGCTTGGCGAGGATCACGCAGGGTCGTTGCGGGATGTTCTCCAGACCTTTGACCTCATAGCGAATGCCCACCAGCACCTTGGCCAGCCAGACGGCGAAGCGGCACCAGGTCTGGTTGACGAAGCGGTAGCGGGCACGGAACGGCAGGAGGGGCGCGACGAAGACGCTGAGGATGCACCAGAAGCAGGCGCTCAGCGCCAGCAGCAGGTAAAAAAGGACGGTTCTAGCGGACTGCACTGGCGACATAGGAGCCTTTACCGTGGCAGGTCGGAGCCTGCGTTATCAGGAGAGAAGATGGTC includes:
- a CDS encoding lysophospholipid acyltransferase family protein, whose protein sequence is MSPVQSARTVLFYLLLALSACFWCILSVFVAPLLPFRARYRFVNQTWCRFAVWLAKVLVGIRYEVKGLENIPQRPCVILAKHQSTWETFFLSAQFEPLSQVLKRELLHIPFFGWAMAMLSPIAIDRSNPKAALKQLAKQGHERLQQGAWVLIFPEGTRIPSGQIGKFSRGGAALAVNANLPVLPVAHNAGEFWPKEGWSKKPGTIQVVIGPALHAEGEGPRAIAELNDRAFAWVAQAQRDIGALGPAAPFGESVEPN